Genomic window (Verrucomicrobiia bacterium):
GGTGGGGTTGGGTCGCCGCCGGGTTTGCCGTGTGCCGAGGGCTCACGACGGAGGCGTTCGATGCGGAGCTGTTCCGTCGGGCCGGGTGGGGGGAGGGTGAAATGGGGAACCGTCCCGGGTGGCGGGAACCGGCGTTGCTTTGGGGGCTGTTCTGCGGAGGCATGGCGCTGCTGGAAGCGGTCGCGGGCCGAGTGGGGGCAGGGTGGCGGACCGAAGCCAGGGAGCGATGGCGGCGGGCCGGGTGCGTGGGCGGATGGCTGGTCTTGGTGGGTGGGGTGGCGGTGGCGCTGGTGTCTGTCGTCCGAACCCCGCCCGTCCTGCCGGACCGGGAAGGTCCGTGGCGCCATTACCCGGTGGTGCCAAGCACGGGATGTCCGGTGCGGACCGTCGGGGAGATTCAGTTTCCGGCGACGGAGGTGGACCGTGGGAGGCAGGTGCGGGAGGTGCTGGCGGTGTGGGCGGCCAATCTGACGCCAATGCCAAGGGATGTGATTCTGGTGCGGGCGTTTTGGACCGGACTGTTGATGGGGGAGGTGCGGGTGGCGGGATGGGTGGTTGGGATGGGGATGTCTCTGGCGCTGGCCGGGGTGGTGCGGCTCGGTTGGGGGGTGGTGAGGGGACGGGATGGAGCCGGCGGTGTGTGGCTGGTCTTTGCGGCGGCGGCCGTCGTGGTGTGCCTGGCGTTGCTGGCTGCGGCGTACTGGCCGCGCAATCTGCATGCCCGTTACGCCATGCCGTTGGGGATGCTGACCCTGGCCGGGGCCAGTCTGGGCGCGTGTCCAATTCTGGACCGGCTCCAGCGGCACCACCCGGCCTGGGCGGTGGGGTGTCTGACCGTGCTGGCCCTGCTGGTGCAGGGGGCATGGGTGGCAGCGCTGTCAGGGCGGTACTTCTGAGCGGCCGACGGGAAGGTCGTCGCCCTCGCCAGCGAAGGGGCGGCACCGATCTCGGTTGGGTTTCGCCTCGGATCGCTTTTCGCGGCGCCCCGGGTGAGAGTCGGTGTCATGAGCCTCACCTTCGACAACTGCGGTTCCGGTCTCGCGGGATGGTTGGGGATATGGATGGGGACGGCGGTGGCCGCGTCGGCATTTGCCGAGGAACTGCTCCAACCCGACCTGGCGCCACCGACCGGGCCAACAAGGCAGACGTTCGTGGTTCGCGACGCCGGGGGGGTGCGCGAGGCCATGGGCCGGGCCCGGCCGGGCACGACCATTCTGTTGAGGCCGGGGCGGTATCCGGGGGGATTCCATTTCCGGGGCCTGCAGGGAACCGCCGAAGCGCCGGTCGTGTTGGGCGGTCTCGACCCCGAGGATCCGCCGGTGATCGAGGGGGGAGCCAACGGCATCCACCTGTCGGAACCGGTTCATGTGGAGCTTCGGGATCTGGTGTTTCGCGAGGCCAGCGGGAACGGGTTGAACATCGACGACGGCGGCACCTTCGAGACGCCAGCCAGGAACGTGGTGCTCCGGCGGCTCCGGGTGGAGGACGTGGGGCCGACGGGAAACCGGGATGGGATCAAGTTGTCCGGGGTGGTGGGGTTCCTGGTGGAAGCGTGCGTGATCCAACATTGGGGCAGCGGCGGTTCGGGCATCGACATGGTCGGGTGCCACGACGGGCTGATCGTCGGGAACGTCCTCCGGCACACCGAAGCGGTGGCGGCTTCGAACGGAAGCGGCGTGCAGGCGAAGGGGGGCACGAGCGGCGTGACAGTGCGCCGCAATCGGTTCGAGCACGCCGGGGCGCGGGCGGTGAATATCGGTGGCAGCACGGGACTGGAGTTCTTCCGGCCGCCACTCGTGCACGGCACCGAGCACTGGGAGGCCCGGAACATCCGTGTCGAGGGCAATACCTTCATCGGGTCCTCGTCTCCGATCGCCTTCGTGGGTGTGGACGGCGCCGAGGTTCGGTTCAACACAATCTACCGGCCGCAACGGTGGGCGATCCGCATTCTTCAGGAGACCACGGCCCCGGGGTTTGTCGCGTGCCGCGGAGGGCGGTTCACGGACAACCTCGTGGCGTTTCACTCGGCGTCCTGGTCGGGGGGCGGGGTGAATGTCGGCTCCAACACCGCCCCCGGGACATTCCTGTTCGCCCGCAATTGGTGGCACTGCATGGACGACCCGGCTCGGAGCCGTCCGACGCTGCCGGTCCCGGAGACGGACGGAATCTACGGAACGCCGCTGGAGTTCCGGGATGTCGGGGCAGGCGATCTGCGTCTGGCCGGATCGAGCCCCGCCCGCGTTGCAGGGGCGGAGGCTTTGCCTTGAGCCGGGCCAGGGGTCAGATCTGGAGACGCTAAGGCGCAGGGCTGCGCGGGGCGGCGTTGGTGCCAGCGGGTGGGCGGGGGGCGGCAGGGCCACGGGCAGGCCCTTGGGCAGCGCCGGGCAGCCCCAGGGCGGTACGGAGCTGGGCCTCCAGAACCGGGTCGAGGAACCCTGTCCGGGGATCGAGCATTTCATCGAGGACGCGTCGCCGGATTTCCGGGAGGGGATCGAGATCGACGCGGTCCACCCGGACCTTCTCACTGCCCCGCATGGTCTCGAACTCGGTGCCCCGGGCGTAGGTCTGGTAAATGCGGTTGGCGATGCGGGCGTACCCGTCGGCCTGGTCCATTTCACCCACCGCCACAAAGTA
Coding sequences:
- a CDS encoding right-handed parallel beta-helix repeat-containing protein, yielding MSLTFDNCGSGLAGWLGIWMGTAVAASAFAEELLQPDLAPPTGPTRQTFVVRDAGGVREAMGRARPGTTILLRPGRYPGGFHFRGLQGTAEAPVVLGGLDPEDPPVIEGGANGIHLSEPVHVELRDLVFREASGNGLNIDDGGTFETPARNVVLRRLRVEDVGPTGNRDGIKLSGVVGFLVEACVIQHWGSGGSGIDMVGCHDGLIVGNVLRHTEAVAASNGSGVQAKGGTSGVTVRRNRFEHAGARAVNIGGSTGLEFFRPPLVHGTEHWEARNIRVEGNTFIGSSSPIAFVGVDGAEVRFNTIYRPQRWAIRILQETTAPGFVACRGGRFTDNLVAFHSASWSGGGVNVGSNTAPGTFLFARNWWHCMDDPARSRPTLPVPETDGIYGTPLEFRDVGAGDLRLAGSSPARVAGAEALP